A DNA window from Panthera tigris isolate Pti1 chromosome X, P.tigris_Pti1_mat1.1, whole genome shotgun sequence contains the following coding sequences:
- the GPR101 gene encoding probable G-protein coupled receptor 101, with protein MTSTCANSTRESNSSHTCVPLSKMPISLAHGIIRSSVLLVFLAASFVGNIVLALVLQRKPQLLQVANRFIFNLLVTDLLQISLVAPWVVATSVPLFWPLNSHFCTALVSLTHLFAFASVNTIVVVSVDRYLSIIHPLSYPAKMTPRRGYMLLYGTWIVAILQSTPPLYGWGQAAFDQRNALCSMIWGASPSYTILSVVSFIILPLVVMIACYSVVFGAARRQHALLYNVRSHSLEVRAKDRVENEDEEGERRAASRRQDGGEAKAEEGGVQAEEESAEASAGRVAAAGSEEVRDGGPQPAGSVKADEGRVEVSQCNVDLGEDDVEFGDDDLNFSEEDVEAVNIPESLPPSRRNSTGDPPLPRCYQCKAAKVIFLIVFSYVLSLGPYCFLAVLAVWVDVQTKVPQWVITIIIWLFFLQCCMHPYIYGYMHKTIRKEIQDMLKKFFCKEKPPREDSHPDLPGTEAGTEGGTEGKTVPSHDSATLP; from the coding sequence ATGACGTCCACCTGCGCCAACAGCACGCGCGAAAGCAACAGCAGCCACACGTGCGTGCCCCTGTCCAAAATGCCCATCAGCCTGGCCCACGGCATCATCCGCTCGAGCGTGCTGCTCGTGTTCCTCGCCGCCTCTTTCGTCGGCAACATCGTGCTGGCGCTCGTGTTGCAGCGCAAGCCGCAGCTGCTGCAGGTCGCCAACCGCTTCATCTTCAACCTCCTGGTCACTGACCTGCTGCAGATTTCGCTCGTGGCCCCCTGGGTGGTGGCCACCTCCGTGCCTCTCTTCTGGCCCCTCAACAGCCACTTCTGCACCGCGCTGGTGAGCCTCACTCACCTGTTCGCCTTCGCCAGTGTCAACACCATCGTGGTGGTGTCCGTGGACCGCTACCTGTCCATCATCCACCCTCTCTCCTACCCCGCTAAGATGACCCCCCGCCGGGGCTACATGCTCCTCTACGGCACCTGGATCGTGGCCATCCTGCAGAGCACCCCCCCTCTCTACGGCTGGGGCCAGGCTGCCTTTGACCAGCGCAACGCCCTCTGCTCCATGATCTGGGGGGCCAGCCCCAGCTACACCATTCTCAGCGTGGTGTCCTTCATCATCCTGCCGCTGGTCGTCATGATTGCCTGCTACTCCGTGGTGTTCGGTGCCGCCCGGCGGCAGCATGCCCTGCTGTACAACGTCAGGAGCCACAGCTTGGAGGTCCGGGCCAAGGATCGTGTGGAGAACGAGGacgaagagggagagaggagggctgCGTCCCGGCGCCAGGACGGAGGTGAGGCCAAGGCCGAGGAGGGCGGCGTGCAGGCCGAGGAAGAGAGCGCGGAGGCCAGTGCCGGTAGGGTGGCGGCCGCGGGCAGCGAGGAGGTCCGGGACGGTGGCCCCCAACCCGCCGGCAGCGTGAAGGCGGACGAGGGCCGCGTGGAGGTCAGCCAGTGCAACGTCGACCTGGGTGAAGATGACGTGGAGTTCGGCGACGATGACCTCAACTTCAGCGAGGAGGACGTGGAGGCAGTGAACATCCCCGAGAGCCTCCCGCCCAGTCGTCGAAACAGCACCGGCGACCCCCCTCTGCCCAGGTGCTACCAGTGCAAGGCTGCGAAAGTGATCTTCCTCATCGTCTTCTCCTACGTGCTCTCCCTGGGGCCCTACTGCTTTCTGGCGGTTCTGGCCGTGTGGGTGGATGTCCAAACCAAGGTGCCCCAGTGGGTGATCACCATAATAATCTGGCTTTTCTTCCTGCAGTGCTGCATGCACCCCTACATCTACGGCTACATGCACAAGACCATCAGGAAGGAAATCCAGGATATGCTGAAGAAGTTCTTCTGCAAGGAAAAGCCCCCGAGAGAAGACAGCCACCCGGACCTGCCGGGAACAGAAGCCGGCACAGAGGGAGGGACCGAAGGCAAGACCGTCCCTTCGCACGACTCCGCCACTTTGCCTTGA